The genomic stretch CTGTTCATGGCACTTTAATGGTTGAGCCAACCGAAAGTGAATCACTACAGGAATTAGATCGTTTTATTGATGCAATGAAGAGTATTTACGATGAAATTATTGAAGTAAAAAATGGTATTGCAGACGAAAATGATAACGTGTTAAGAAATGCACCTCATCCTGCTTGTGATTTGTTAGCAAATGAATGGAATCATAAATACACTCGCGAAAAAGCTGCTTATCCACTAAAATGGGTTGCAGATAATAAATTCTTCCCAACAATTAGCAGAATAGATGATGCTTATGGTGATAGAAATCTTGTTTGCACTTGCGCTCCTATGGAAAGCTATAGAAAAGAAGCTTTTGAATTAAAGACTGTGGAAGTTTAAGAATACAAATTAATATAAAGAGCACTTAGTTATTCTGTGCTCTTTATATTAATGATTTATTTTTTTTAAAATTTTATAATGTAAAAATTACAGGTTGAGATATTTTCACTTTTACGTTATTTCCACCTTGTACACCTGGTTTAAATTTCGGAAGATTTTCAATTATTTTTTTAGCTTCAATATCCAAATAATGATTAACTCCTTCAGAAACTGAAACAGACTCAACATTTCCTTCCTCATTAACAATAAATCCAACCAATACTTTTCCTACTAATTGTTTTTCTTTTATATATTTAATTTCCTTTATCTTGGACAATATATAATTATTGAGATCAATTGAACTTTTAAGATCATCATTTGTTTTAAGAAACAAAGGTTTTTTATCTACTTTATAAAAAAGATAATAACGAATTCCATTTTCATCATATAACTTAAAATCTTCTTTACGGTTTCCATTTTCATAAATTCCTTCCTCTTTAATCTTACCATTAGGATACCAAAGTGTATAATTGCCATGATATTCACCTGCAACATAATTATGTTCACCTGATTTTTGCCCATTTAAATAAAAATTTGTAAAAAGACCATCAATTTGCCCCATTTTATAATTGCCGATTGCTGATTTTTGCCCATTTCTATACCAATAAATTGAACTTCCTGTTTTACTACCATTCTTCAGGCTAACAATCTGTTGCTTCTCACCGGTTATATAATAATCCTCTTGTTGACCGGTATAATTTACATCTACTTTTCTTATTCTATAAAAAGAAGCTAGCTCTTTTGAACATTGTTGCCAATCAAGATCAAAG from Bacteroidia bacterium encodes the following:
- a CDS encoding TonB family protein, which translates into the protein MSKCNVIIVILLLNGNLLFSQKIDTIYFDLDWQQCSKELASFYRIRKVDVNYTGQQEDYYITGEKQQIVSLKNGSKTGSSIYWYRNGQKSAIGNYKMGQIDGLFTNFYLNGQKSGEHNYVAGEYHGNYTLWYPNGKIKEEGIYENGNRKEDFKLYDENGIRYYLFYKVDKKPLFLKTNDDLKSSIDLNNYILSKIKEIKYIKEKQLVGKVLVGFIVNEEGNVESVSVSEGVNHYLDIEAKKIIENLPKFKPGVQGGNNVKVKISQPVIFTL